Proteins encoded together in one Miscanthus floridulus cultivar M001 chromosome 16, ASM1932011v1, whole genome shotgun sequence window:
- the LOC136513222 gene encoding hexokinase-7-like produces MVAEAAAAERVVAELREACAASAARLNEVAAAMEAEMRAGLREEGGSKVKMIISYVDNLPTGNEEGVFYALDLGGTNFRVLRVHLAGKEKRVAKRESKEVSIPPHLMSGNASELFGFIASALAKYITSEEGHSSVFDDKQRELGFTFSFPVRQTSIASGTLIKWTKAFSIDDAVGEDVVAELQTAMEKQGVDMRVAALINDTVGTLAAGRYNDEDVVIGVILGTGSNAAYVEEASTIPKLEGELPKSGNMVINTEWGNFDSSCLPITEYDQALDEESLNPGEQIFEKLISGMYLGEIVRRVLLKIASQSSIFGNVSHTKLKTRFILRTPDISAMHHDDTPDLRIVAEKLADNLKIVDTSMDTRKMVVEICDIVTSRSARLAAAGIVGILRKIGRAVPGDKRHSVVAIDGGLFEHYAEFRKCLESTLVELLGEEASKSVAVKLTKDGSGLGAALIAAAQSQ; encoded by the exons AtggtggcggaggcggcggcggcggagcgggtggtggcggagctccgcgAGGCGTgcgcggcgtcggcggcgcgGCTCAacgaggtggcggcggcgatggaggcGGAGATGCGCGCCGGCCTGCGCGAGGAGGGCGGCAGCAAGGTCAAGATGATCATCTCCTACGTCGACAACCTCCCCACCGG GAACGAAGAGGGTGTCTTCTACGCCTTGGATCTCGGCGGAACAAACTTCCGCGTCCTGCGCGTGCACCTCGCGGGGAAAGAGAAGCGTGTCGCCAAGCGAGAGTCCAAGGAGGTATCCATCCCTCCTCACCTCATGTCAGGCAACGCTTCG GAGCTGTTTGGTTTTATTGCTTCAGCATTAGCCAAGTACATCACGAGTGAAGAAGGGCACAGCAGTGTGTTTGATGATAAGCAGAGAGAACTCGGGTTCACATTCTCTTTCCCTGTGCGACAAACGTCGATTGCATCAGGCACGCTCATCAAGTGGACCAAGGCATTTTCGATCGACGACGCT GTAGGTGAGGATGTTGTTGCTGAGCTGCAGACGGCCATGGAGAAGCAAGGCGTCGACATGCGTGTGGCTGCACTG ATCAACGATACCGTCGGGACATTGGCTGCGGGTCGGTACAATGATGAGGATGTCGTCATTGGTGTGATATTAGGTACTGGCTCAAATGCCGCGTACGTTGAAGAAGCAAGCACCATACCGAAGTTGGAGGGAGAATTACCCAAATCAGGAAACATG GTGATAAACACAGAATGGGGTAACTTCGACTCGTCCTGCCTCCCAATCACAGAATATGATCAAGCCTTGGATGAGGAAAGCTTAAACCCAGGGGAACAG ATCTTCGAGAAGTTGATTTCAGGGATGTATCTTGGCGAAATTGTAAGGAGGGTACTGCTTAAAATCGCATCACAATCTTCAATCTTTGGCAATGTCAGCCACACTAAGCTCAAAACTCGCTTCATTCTGAG GACTCCTGATATCTCTGCGATGCACCATGACGATACGCCTGACCTGAGAATCGTGGCTGAGAAACTGGCCGACAACCTCAAGATCGTGGACACGTCCATGGATACAAGGAAGATGGTCGTCGAGATCTGTGACATCGTCACCAGCAGGTCTGCCCGGCTGGCCGCGGCGGGGATCGTTGGGATCCTCAGGAAGATAGGGAGGGCAGTGCCCGGCGACAAGCGCCACTCCGTAGTCGCCATCGACGGTGGCCTGTTTGAGCACTACGCCGAGTTCAGGAAGTGCCTGGAGAGCACGCTGGTGGAGCTGCTCGGGGAGGAGGCGTCGAAGTCGGTGGCGGTGAAGCTCACCAAGGACGGGTCTGGCCTCGGAGCCGCCCTGATCGCAGCTGCTCAGTCCCAGTAG